Part of the Streptomyces sp. FXJ1.172 genome, CGGCCGCCCGGAACGTCCCGTACGGCCGGCGGGCGTGCCGTATGTGCGAGTGAGGTTGTGATCGGAATGAGTGCGGACGTGTCCAACGTGAAGGGTCCGAACCTGCGGCCGGAAGATGTGATGGCCCTGCGGCGATCCGTGCGGGGACCGGTTCTGGAGCCGGGCGCGGAGGGGTACGACGCGGAGTGCGCCACGTTCAACCTGGCCTGTGGCCTGCGGCCGGTGCTCGTGGTCGGCGCGGCCGGCGCGGCGGACGTCCGGGAGGCGGTCCGGTTCGCCGCGGCCCACGGGCTACCGGTGGCGGTGAAGTCCGCGGCCCATCAGGTGGTCTCCTCGGCCGAGGGCGGCCTGCTGATCACGACGCAGCGGATGAAGGGCCTATCCGTCGACGTCCACAACCGTATCGTGCGGGTGGAGGCGGGTGTGCGCTGGCGTGATGTGCTGCCGCGCGCGGCCGAGTTCGGCCTGGCCCCGCTCGTCGGGTCGGCCCCGGACGTCGGCGTCGTCGGGTACACGCTGGGCGGCGGGCAGAGCCCGCTGCTCGGTCGGACGCTGGGCTATGCCGCCGACCATGTGCGGTGGCTGGACGTGGTCACGGCGGACGGAGAGCTGCGGCGGGTGACGCCGCTGAGCGAACCGGACCTGTTCTGGGCGCTGCTGGGCTGCAAGGGCAACTTCGGTGTGGTGACCGAGATCGAGTTCGAGGTGTTCCCGGTCACGCGCTTCTACGGCGGCGGCATCTACTTCCCCGGTGAGCACCTGGCGCAGGTGCTGGAGGCCTGGCGTGCCTGGCTGCCGACGGTGGGGGAGGAGATGACTTCCTCCATAAGCATCCAGCGTCTGCCTGATCTGCCGGTGCTGCCCGAGCCGCTGCGCGGTGCCTTCGTCGTCCACCTGCGCATCGGCTACCTCGGTTCGGCGGCCGACGGCGCCGAACTCGTCGCCCCGCTGCGTGCGGCCGCGCCGGTGCTGATCGACCTGGTGGGGGAGAAGCCCTTCACCGCGATCGGGGAGATCCACATGGACCCGGTGGACCCGATGCCCTACTTCGACCGCAGCCTCTGCCTGGGGGAGTTCTCCGAGAAGACCGCGCAGGCGGTGGTGGAGCTGGCCGGCGCGGACTCGGGCTGCACCCTGGCGAACGTCGAGATCCGGGCGCTCGGCGGCGCCTTCGACCGCGAACCGGAGTTCCCCAACTCCGTCGCCAGCCGGGGGCTTCCGTATGTCGTCTTCGCGCTCGCGCCGGGCGCCCCGGAAGACGCCGAGCAGCTCAGGGCCGAGCTGGAACGGGTCGTGGACGGGCTGACTCCCTGGGCGGCCGACCGGAACGTGGTGAACTTCCTCTCGCCCGACGAGGCGACCGACGCCGAAGGGATGCGCGCCGTGTTCGGGGCGGAGCGCTACGACCGGCTCACCGCGGTGAAGAAGCGCTACGACCCGGCCAACGTCTTCCGGTTCAACCACAACGTCACGCCCGCCTGATCCCGCACCCGGCAGACGCTGCCGCCCCGTCCCCGAACCGTCCGGTGAGAACCGGCGGCCGGTGACGGAGCGGCCACCCGAAGGGGTGCGGGAACACTGGCGGCAACGACTACCGGACGAGCTTCGCGTACTCCTCGAAGTCGATCCGACGGTCACCGTCGTCGTCGGCGATCCTGACGACCGCGGCGACGTCCTCGTCGCTCACCCTGGGATTGACCTGGAGCGAAGCGGCGAGTTCCGCCGCGGTGAAGAAGCCGTCATGGTCGGCGTCGATCTCGTCGAAATCCCGCCGCTTCGATTCGATGTCGCTCATGACGTCCTCCGGTACGTGGGGTGTGTTGCCGGCGAGGAGGGCGCGATCCGCGAGGCCGCGCCGCAC contains:
- a CDS encoding EF-hand domain-containing protein; amino-acid sequence: MSDIESKRRDFDEIDADHDGFFTAAELAASLQVNPRVSDEDVAAVVRIADDDGDRRIDFEEYAKLVR
- a CDS encoding FAD-binding oxidoreductase, which produces MSNVKGPNLRPEDVMALRRSVRGPVLEPGAEGYDAECATFNLACGLRPVLVVGAAGAADVREAVRFAAAHGLPVAVKSAAHQVVSSAEGGLLITTQRMKGLSVDVHNRIVRVEAGVRWRDVLPRAAEFGLAPLVGSAPDVGVVGYTLGGGQSPLLGRTLGYAADHVRWLDVVTADGELRRVTPLSEPDLFWALLGCKGNFGVVTEIEFEVFPVTRFYGGGIYFPGEHLAQVLEAWRAWLPTVGEEMTSSISIQRLPDLPVLPEPLRGAFVVHLRIGYLGSAADGAELVAPLRAAAPVLIDLVGEKPFTAIGEIHMDPVDPMPYFDRSLCLGEFSEKTAQAVVELAGADSGCTLANVEIRALGGAFDREPEFPNSVASRGLPYVVFALAPGAPEDAEQLRAELERVVDGLTPWAADRNVVNFLSPDEATDAEGMRAVFGAERYDRLTAVKKRYDPANVFRFNHNVTPA